In Drosophila santomea strain STO CAGO 1482 chromosome 2L, Prin_Dsan_1.1, whole genome shotgun sequence, a single window of DNA contains:
- the LOC122756484 gene encoding uncharacterized protein LOC122756484 translates to MAYVNRFIQRKKRQREVVISANELKLSFLRMVKIFQKAEFSSEYAKLEKSTSTSTKPTSTTFKSFYTYQRFRRCDVQLNPSWGRLLNAPIPYDAKFPLLLSSKSEFVSLFLRNLHRTHYHAGVKVMVSLLRQQIWLINAREACTKIVRSCVHCFRYKPVLMSQIMGNLPADRVRIERPFLVCGVDFCGPFYVSLKVRGRPPIKTYVAVFVCFSSKAVHLELVVDLSTDSFLSVFKRFVGRRGLPEKVYSDNATNFVGACNVLKELSEAFHRSRDELSGYAAQRGVEWCLIPPRSPHFGGLWEAAVKSAKTRLLRGVGNAKLTTDELSTHLVEVEALLNSRPTASPGNDPNDGKALTP, encoded by the coding sequence ATGGCCTACGTAAATCGCTTCATTCAAAGGAAGAAGCGTCAACGCGAGGTCGTCATTTCGGCTAACGAACTGAAGTTGTCGTTTCTTAGGATggtcaaaatatttcaaaaggcGGAATTCAGTTCAGAATACGCCAAGTTGGAGAAGTCCACATCTACATCTACTAAGCCCACATCTACAACGTTTAAGTCCTTTTATACATACCAGCGATTTAGAAGGTGTGACGTTCAACTTAATCCGAGTTGGGGGAGATTGCTAAATGCACCAATTCCGTATGATGCCAAGTTTCCACTATTACTGTCCTCAAAGTCAGAATTTGTTTCGCTATTTCTTCGCAACCTGCATCGGACTCATTACCATGCTGGTGTCAAGGTGATGGTTTCACTTTTGAGGCAACAGATATGGCTGATCAATGCGCGAGAAGCATGTACGAAAATTGTCCGTAGCTGCGTTCACTGTTTCCGGTATAAACCAGTGCTGATGAGCCAGATAATGGGCAATTTGCCAGCCGATAGGGTCCGAATAGAGCGCCCCTTTCTAGTTTGCGGAGTAGATTTTTGTGGTCCATTTTATGTGTCCTTAAAGGTCCGCGGTAGACCTCCTATTAAAACTTATGTGGCcgtttttgtgtgcttttcgtCAAAGGCTGTTCACCTTGAACTTGTCGTCGACCTATCCACTGACAGCTTCTTATCCGTCTTTAAAAGGTTCGTTGGGAGGAGAGGGCTGCCGGAGAAAGTGTACAGCGACAACGCCACGAATTTCGTAGGAGCGTGCAACGTGCTGAAGGAGCTGAGCGAAGCATTTCACCGCAGTCGGGACGAGCTGAGCGGATACGCGGCTCAGAGAGGCGTCGAGTGGTGTTTAATACCGCCGAGGTCACCACACTTCGGaggactttgggaagcagccGTCAAGTCCGCCAAAACACGGTTGCTGCGAGGAGTCGGCAACGCCAAGCTCACAACGGACGAGTTGAGCACCCACCTGGTCGAGGTAGAGGCGCTGCTCAATTCGCGTCCAACCGCGTCGCCGGGCAACGATCCCAACGATGGAAAGGCCCTAACACCATGA